The following coding sequences lie in one Eubacterium ventriosum genomic window:
- a CDS encoding AAA family ATPase: MKLIYTKKEVNKMNNYLQKLNINENLKKEINLYRENYPVSQELLYRIPKPDNLYYGDEIWNQAVTALLCGENILLVGHKATGKNIFAENLAAAFGRPKWDISFHVNMDAASLIGMDTFRNGEVTFRPGPVYSAAKSGGFAILDEINMAKSEAMAVLHATLDFRRTIDVPGYDRIDLHPATRFIATMNYGYSGTKELNEALVSRFAVIKMPMISKDNLIKLIQDKFETISEQAAEEFANVFLDLQKKCENSEISSKALDIRGLLDSIALMEKGLEVHTALNMGITNKSFDMYEQTLIKDTIGARISKKIKTEDLFKK, encoded by the coding sequence ATGAAGCTTATTTACACTAAGAAAGAAGTGAACAAAATGAACAATTATTTACAGAAACTTAACATTAACGAAAACCTAAAAAAAGAAATAAATTTATACAGGGAGAATTATCCTGTTAGTCAGGAGTTGTTATACAGAATCCCTAAGCCAGATAATCTTTATTACGGAGATGAAATTTGGAATCAGGCGGTTACGGCATTACTTTGCGGGGAGAATATTTTGCTTGTGGGGCATAAGGCTACAGGAAAAAATATTTTTGCGGAAAATCTGGCAGCAGCTTTTGGAAGACCTAAGTGGGATATTTCTTTTCACGTAAATATGGATGCAGCATCTTTAATAGGTATGGATACTTTTAGAAATGGAGAGGTAACTTTCAGACCGGGACCTGTTTACAGTGCAGCTAAGTCAGGCGGTTTTGCCATTCTTGATGAAATAAATATGGCGAAAAGTGAAGCAATGGCGGTACTACATGCAACTCTTGATTTTAGAAGAACTATTGATGTTCCAGGATATGACAGAATAGATTTGCATCCGGCAACAAGGTTTATTGCAACTATGAACTATGGATATTCAGGAACAAAAGAATTAAATGAAGCGTTGGTTTCAAGATTTGCAGTTATAAAAATGCCAATGATTTCTAAAGATAATCTTATAAAACTTATACAGGACAAATTTGAAACGATAAGTGAGCAGGCGGCAGAAGAATTTGCCAATGTTTTTCTTGATTTACAGAAGAAGTGTGAAAATTCAGAGATATCATCTAAGGCATTGGATATTAGAGGATTGCTTGATTCCATAGCATTAATGGAAAAAGGACTTGAAGTTCATACAGCACTTAATATGGGAATAACTAATAAGTCTTTTGATATGTACGAACAGACACTTATAAAGGACACTATAGGGGCAAGAATTTCAAAGAAGATTAAAACAGAGGATTTGTTTAAAAAGTAA
- a CDS encoding S8 family peptidase, with amino-acid sequence MNEKIDNTLNIALNLPEEDLEKSQELSVGIENDIWELIIRYQGDLDELRRLPNVNVRELSNGYAVITTPKNLIDAISNLEQIIFIEKPKRLEYSVLNGKRESCINQVQQDNFLNNGMGLFGEGVIVGIADSGIDYTNSVFRNQDGSTRILRLWDQVTDTVYSESDINQALMLENSYTKVNSRDLTGHGTHVAGIAAGNFADNKNNNLGIATKSKLVIVKMATATENSFPRTTRLMEAIDFIVKTANEYKMPLSLNISFGNTYGSHDGTTLVSSYINSVIDGNRISVQIGTGNEGDGIGHTSGYAFSNEDVELQVSAYQKSISIQLWKDYVDTFAIQIEAPTGERTSVIRENNRESNRLNNGISDETSNETSNEIGRSISDNVENRRGNSISSYTLGNTNVFILYGSPKPYTRYQEIYMDLIPVNQYIDSGIWIIRIIPEVSVVGRYDMWLPGNQSINTFTGFLKPDPEITLTIPSATDKAISVGAYDTSTDKVATFSGRGFTRENNQIKPDIVAPGVNIRSAATGGGTTVLSGTSMATPFVTGSAALMMEWGIVRGNDPYLYGEKIKAYLIRGAKHLPGYEQWPNKQAGWGALCLRDSLV; translated from the coding sequence ATGAATGAAAAAATAGATAATACATTAAATATTGCATTGAATCTGCCGGAAGAAGATTTGGAAAAGTCTCAGGAATTATCTGTGGGAATAGAAAATGATATTTGGGAGTTAATTATAAGATATCAGGGGGATTTGGATGAACTGAGGAGATTGCCTAATGTTAACGTAAGAGAATTATCTAATGGATATGCAGTTATAACAACACCTAAAAACTTAATTGATGCAATTAGCAATTTAGAGCAAATTATTTTTATTGAAAAACCTAAGAGATTAGAATATAGCGTACTAAATGGAAAGAGAGAGTCTTGTATTAATCAGGTGCAACAGGACAATTTTTTAAATAATGGAATGGGTTTGTTTGGAGAAGGCGTTATTGTTGGCATTGCTGACAGTGGAATCGATTACACCAATTCGGTTTTTAGAAATCAGGACGGAAGTACGAGAATTTTAAGATTGTGGGATCAGGTAACGGATACGGTTTATAGTGAATCGGATATTAATCAGGCTTTGATGCTTGAAAACTCTTATACGAAAGTTAATTCAAGGGATTTAACAGGACATGGAACTCATGTTGCCGGAATTGCTGCTGGAAATTTTGCAGACAATAAAAATAATAATCTTGGAATTGCAACAAAAAGCAAATTGGTAATTGTAAAAATGGCAACAGCAACAGAAAATTCTTTTCCAAGAACAACGCGACTAATGGAGGCAATAGATTTTATTGTAAAAACAGCAAACGAATATAAAATGCCATTATCACTTAACATTAGTTTTGGCAACACATATGGCTCTCATGATGGAACAACATTAGTATCCTCATATATTAATTCGGTTATAGACGGAAACCGAATTTCAGTACAGATTGGAACGGGAAATGAGGGAGACGGCATTGGACATACATCAGGTTATGCTTTTTCTAATGAGGATGTGGAACTACAGGTTTCGGCATATCAGAAATCCATAAGTATACAGTTGTGGAAAGATTATGTGGATACATTTGCAATTCAGATTGAGGCACCTACAGGAGAGAGAACATCGGTGATAAGGGAGAACAATAGAGAAAGTAATAGGCTAAATAATGGAATAAGTGATGAAACAAGTAATGAAACAAGTAATGAAATAGGAAGAAGTATATCAGATAATGTAGAAAATAGAAGGGGCAATTCAATTAGCAGTTACACATTAGGAAATACTAATGTTTTCATATTGTACGGCTCACCGAAACCATATACCAGGTATCAGGAAATTTATATGGATTTAATACCTGTCAATCAATACATAGATTCAGGAATATGGATTATAAGAATTATTCCTGAAGTAAGTGTTGTGGGAAGGTATGATATGTGGTTGCCGGGAAATCAGTCGATTAATACTTTTACGGGATTTTTAAAACCTGATCCGGAAATTACTTTGACAATACCATCGGCAACTGACAAGGCAATTAGTGTAGGAGCCTATGATACAAGTACAGACAAGGTGGCAACTTTCTCAGGAAGAGGTTTTACAAGAGAGAACAACCAGATAAAACCTGACATAGTTGCACCGGGGGTAAACATAAGGTCGGCGGCTACAGGTGGTGGAACAACAGTTTTAAGCGGAACATCAATGGCAACACCTTTTGTAACAGGCAGTGCTGCTTTAATGATGGAATGGGGAATAGTAAGAGGCAATGATCCCTATCTTTATGGAGAAAAAATAAAAGCGTATCTGATACGTGGTGCAAAGCATCTGCCGGGATATGAGCAGTGGCCTAATAAACAGGCAGGGTGGGGAGCGCTGTGTTTAAGGGATAGTTTGGTGTGA
- a CDS encoding aldo/keto reductase: MYQAAQTRYKDMKYNRVGTSGLKLPAVSLGFWHNFGSTAPYENMKNLCFTAFDNGITHFDLANNYGPESGAAEKNLGRILKEEMSAYRDELIITTKAGYGMWDGPYGDGGSRKYLLASLDQSLERMGLDYVDIFYHHRMDPETPLEETMGALAQAVKSGKALYVGLSNYDGETMAKASAILDDLKVPFIINQNSYSILNRTIEYNGLKDKSAELGKGIAAFSPLDQGVLTDRYLNGIPKDSRVNTDGRFLQAASLTEERMNKVRALNEIAKERNQTLAEMALSWILKDGIVTTVLAGASKTSQILDNIKAVENTDFSDEEIKKINDIAL; the protein is encoded by the coding sequence ATGTATCAGGCAGCACAAACGCGTTATAAGGACATGAAGTATAACAGAGTAGGAACAAGCGGATTAAAACTTCCGGCAGTGTCGTTAGGATTTTGGCACAATTTTGGAAGTACTGCACCTTATGAGAATATGAAGAATTTATGCTTCACAGCTTTTGATAATGGGATTACACATTTTGATTTGGCAAACAATTATGGTCCTGAATCAGGTGCGGCAGAAAAGAACTTAGGACGTATTTTGAAAGAAGAAATGAGTGCCTATCGTGATGAACTAATCATCACAACAAAAGCAGGATATGGAATGTGGGACGGACCTTATGGGGACGGTGGAAGCAGAAAGTATCTTCTTGCAAGTTTAGATCAGAGTCTTGAAAGAATGGGACTTGATTACGTTGATATTTTTTATCATCACAGAATGGATCCTGAAACACCATTGGAAGAAACAATGGGGGCATTGGCTCAGGCAGTAAAAAGCGGAAAGGCTTTATATGTAGGATTATCTAATTATGATGGTGAAACAATGGCTAAGGCATCAGCTATTTTAGATGATTTGAAAGTACCATTTATTATTAATCAGAATAGCTATTCAATTTTAAACAGAACAATTGAATATAATGGATTAAAGGATAAGTCAGCAGAACTTGGCAAGGGAATTGCAGCTTTTTCACCATTGGATCAGGGAGTTTTAACAGACCGCTATCTTAATGGTATTCCAAAGGACAGCCGAGTAAATACTGATGGACGTTTCCTTCAGGCAGCATCATTAACAGAAGAGAGAATGAATAAGGTAAGAGCACTTAATGAAATCGCAAAAGAGAGAAACCAGACACTGGCAGAAATGGCTTTAAGTTGGATTCTTAAAGACGGTATTGTTACAACTGTACTTGCAGGTGCTTCAAAAACATCACAGATTCTTGACAACATTAAGGCTGTGGAAAATACAGATTTCTCAGATGAAGAAATAAAGAAGATTAATGATATAGCACTTTAA
- a CDS encoding SufB/SufD family protein, protein MDKIQMELFEQLTGLHEIPAGAYNIRANSKKDSRNTTANIDIVTKEDKDGIDIYVKPGTKNESVHIPVVISKTGLEECVYNDFHIGEGADVLIVAGCGIHNSGDKLSRHDGIHTFYIGKNARVKYVEKHYGKGDGNGENVMNPTTIVNIEEGGYMEMETVQIKGIDSTNRVTKGKLDKDAKIVITERIMTHGNQTATTRFEVDMDGDGSSANVISRSVARDNSKQIFYSVINGNARCNGHSECDAIIMDNAKISAIPEITANDLDASLIHEAAIGKIAGEQLIKLQTLGLTEAEAEEQIVNGFLK, encoded by the coding sequence ATGGATAAAATACAGATGGAATTATTTGAGCAACTTACAGGATTACATGAGATTCCTGCCGGTGCTTATAATATCAGGGCAAATAGCAAAAAGGATAGCAGAAATACAACTGCAAATATAGATATTGTAACTAAAGAAGACAAAGACGGCATTGATATTTATGTTAAGCCGGGAACAAAAAATGAAAGTGTGCACATCCCTGTTGTAATCAGCAAGACAGGTTTGGAGGAATGTGTATATAATGATTTCCATATTGGTGAAGGTGCAGATGTACTTATAGTAGCAGGATGCGGAATTCACAATAGTGGGGACAAGCTTTCTAGACACGATGGAATTCATACATTTTACATTGGTAAGAATGCCAGAGTAAAATATGTTGAAAAGCATTATGGCAAAGGCGATGGGAATGGTGAAAATGTTATGAACCCTACAACTATTGTAAATATAGAAGAGGGTGGATATATGGAAATGGAAACTGTTCAGATTAAGGGAATAGATTCCACTAACCGAGTTACAAAGGGAAAACTTGACAAGGATGCCAAGATTGTAATTACTGAGAGAATTATGACTCACGGAAACCAGACAGCAACAACACGTTTTGAAGTTGACATGGATGGTGACGGTTCAAGTGCCAATGTTATTTCCCGTTCTGTGGCAAGGGATAATTCAAAACAGATTTTTTATTCTGTAATTAACGGTAATGCAAGATGTAATGGTCATTCAGAGTGCGATGCCATTATTATGGATAATGCAAAGATTAGTGCCATACCGGAAATTACAGCTAATGATTTAGATGCTTCACTTATTCATGAGGCAGCTATAGGAAAAATTGCAGGGGAACAGCTTATTAAGTTACAAACTTTAGGTCTGACAGAAGCGGAAGCCGAAGAACAAATTGTTAACGGTTTCCTAAAATAA
- a CDS encoding ABC transporter ATP-binding protein, which produces MLELKDVRFSVTDEKGQLKNIINGINLKIDEGKFVAITGPNGSGKSTLAKLIVGIIKPTSGQILYNGQDITEMSITDRAKLGISFAFQQPVRFKGIKVLDLLRIAAGKQLTISEACEYLSEVGLCARDYINREVDASLSGGELKRIEIATIIARGTELSVFDEPEAGIDLWSFNSLIKVFEKMQLENNNSILIISHQERILNIADDIVLLADGLIKAHGNKEEILPMVLGTNSDGICKKLKA; this is translated from the coding sequence ATGCTTGAGTTAAAAGATGTTAGATTTAGCGTGACTGATGAAAAGGGACAGCTAAAGAATATAATTAATGGCATAAATCTTAAAATAGATGAAGGAAAATTTGTTGCAATAACAGGACCAAACGGTTCAGGTAAGTCCACACTTGCAAAATTAATTGTGGGTATTATAAAGCCAACATCAGGTCAGATATTATATAATGGGCAGGACATTACGGAAATGTCAATTACAGACAGAGCAAAGCTTGGAATAAGTTTTGCATTTCAGCAGCCTGTACGTTTTAAGGGAATTAAAGTGTTAGACCTTTTAAGAATTGCAGCAGGAAAGCAGCTTACTATTAGTGAAGCCTGTGAATATTTGTCAGAGGTTGGACTTTGTGCAAGAGATTACATTAACAGAGAAGTGGATGCAAGTCTTTCAGGTGGAGAACTAAAACGAATTGAAATAGCAACTATTATTGCAAGGGGAACAGAGCTTTCTGTATTTGATGAACCGGAAGCGGGAATTGACCTTTGGAGTTTTAATAGTTTGATTAAAGTGTTTGAAAAGATGCAGCTTGAAAATAATAATTCTATTCTTATTATTTCACATCAGGAAAGAATATTAAACATAGCAGATGACATTGTTTTGTTGGCAGATGGGTTGATTAAGGCTCACGGTAACAAGGAAGAGATTCTTCCAATGGTACTTGGTACTAATAGCGATGGCATATGTAAGAAATTAAAAGCATAG
- a CDS encoding S66 peptidase family protein, translated as MIFPKYIKKGDTIGVTATSSGIVNELKQKRIKNAIKNFENRGYNVKVTDNVYTSDWRGCSSTGKERGEQFNELVKNKDVSCIFSVAGGDYLMEMLEYVDFESIKNNPKWFQGFSDNTTLIYPIVTKCDVAAVYGCHISDFGMKPWQKPVENALGVLEGTVKKQESFDFYESDRHEYVTGFEGYCNDEKVNWVNGRGEEKIEISGRLVGGCLDVLAFLIGTKYDGTEQFIEKYKDDGIVWVLESFNMEDVVLITHLWQMKEKGYFKNATGFVFGRPLMYNTWIEQPYKDAVMSVLGDLNVPIIFDSDIGHKGPQFSVIMGAKAKVTSKNGKGVLEYA; from the coding sequence ATGATTTTTCCTAAATACATTAAAAAAGGTGATACCATTGGAGTTACTGCAACTTCAAGCGGTATTGTAAATGAATTAAAACAAAAAAGAATAAAGAATGCAATTAAGAATTTTGAAAACAGAGGATACAATGTTAAGGTTACTGACAATGTATATACGTCTGACTGGAGAGGTTGTAGCTCGACAGGAAAAGAAAGAGGAGAGCAGTTTAATGAACTTGTAAAAAATAAAGATGTTTCCTGTATATTTTCAGTAGCAGGTGGGGATTATTTAATGGAGATGCTTGAATATGTGGATTTTGAAAGTATTAAGAATAATCCTAAATGGTTTCAGGGATTTTCAGATAACACAACATTGATTTATCCAATTGTTACAAAATGTGACGTGGCAGCAGTTTATGGTTGTCATATAAGTGATTTTGGAATGAAACCATGGCAGAAACCTGTTGAAAATGCGTTAGGTGTTCTGGAAGGAACTGTAAAGAAACAGGAATCTTTTGATTTTTATGAATCAGACAGACACGAATATGTAACAGGTTTTGAAGGATATTGTAATGATGAGAAAGTCAACTGGGTTAATGGCAGAGGTGAGGAAAAAATTGAAATTTCAGGAAGACTTGTTGGAGGCTGTCTTGATGTATTGGCTTTCTTAATTGGAACAAAATATGACGGAACAGAACAGTTTATTGAAAAGTATAAAGATGACGGAATTGTATGGGTTCTTGAAAGTTTTAACATGGAAGACGTGGTTCTTATAACTCATTTATGGCAAATGAAGGAAAAAGGTTACTTTAAAAATGCAACAGGGTTTGTTTTTGGTCGCCCATTAATGTATAATACATGGATAGAGCAACCATATAAGGATGCAGTTATGTCTGTACTTGGGGATTTAAACGTGCCTATTATTTTTGATAGTGATATAGGACACAAAGGACCTCAGTTTTCTGTTATAATGGGAGCTAAGGCTAAAGTTACAAGCAAAAATGGAAAAGGAGTTTTAGAATATGCTTGA
- the addA gene encoding helicase-exonuclease AddAB subunit AddA, with the protein MKWTDKQQKVIDTRDRNILVSAAAGSGKTAVLVERIIKMITDEENPTDVNQLLVVTFTRAAASEMKERIREALEKMEEDNPNDLNVQKQLSLIHNANISTIDSFCARVVKDNFDKIDLDPNFRIADENEIEMLQSDIVEEMLEEYYLAADDEFMELAEKYSTGKTSDSIGELILRMYKFASGQIEPEKWIKEAISVYDVSSKEEMEQSKWMQGYLELQKNRLEGILSQLNIALTISESEDGPKCAKALTPIIDKLQEITESRTYSAMQSELQNIPSTRVSGKKDCNERKKEQVKAIKNDATKAIKDLTTKQFNLTLNQVFESICETKSSVEYIGKLTLEFMKRLKEQKEEKGIMDFNDQAFFALHILNEYDKDGNLVPSETAKNMATQFKEIMIDEYQDSNIIQEAILSAITKGFGINNMFMVGDVKQSIYRFRNAEPKLFLEKYNSFSDDPSADSVKIVLDKNFRSRREVIESVNFLFDFVMHEEVGGIDYKNGNGLVLGADYDEPPAGQDNLTEFVMVEGGDKSDEAAYVARKIKEITNPETGLKITEKGKDMRPVRYGDIVILLRSMKDNSDIYREQLENNGIPVFAESKTGYYKTMEVMTITNMLSIIDNPRQDIPLAAVLTSPMFGFDSNQLAIIKTENVCESFYDCVEQYSLSGSDVELRTRLTEFLNTLTKFRNMVPYTTVYDLINTLLDETGYAFYIRSMPGGKKRLLNIQALKEKAVAYDETSYKGLFNFLRYIEKIQYLAKDDGEASTVNENDNIVRIMSIHKSKGLQFPVVFLCNTNGTSKNEANQLVSGADGNIGIDCINNKLKTKQTPLLKTYIRMSNKEEDVAETLRILYVALTRAKEKLYITGLVKNAEKQIGEFESQIYDNSELMLYNDVIGAKTIMELIGKTIGRNKAFDCVRTDKDATECGNPLYDKDSFIKVKVEEQPDVILGLAAEDITDSIKKETMLMEMKQLANKENTSIEKLFQRFQFQYPYIEDITLHSKASVTEIKKQSQGMEQEEEQDAFQAFGEEVELPEIIPDFEKEDIDEPQYLTGAMRGTAYHRIFELLDMELEEYNQETVKKMIDGFVDAGLIDRMGAASVMRKDIIDFTKSDLFRRMKKAYANNQLYREQHFLMGVPACEINSNTTSKETMIIQGIIDLCFVENDKYVIVDYKTDKVDTMEELVERYHVQLECYKLAIEQILGSEPGVNKVSEMIIYSVHLGQQITIK; encoded by the coding sequence ATGAAGTGGACAGATAAACAGCAAAAAGTTATTGATACAAGAGATAGAAACATACTTGTTTCAGCAGCAGCAGGTTCAGGCAAAACAGCAGTTTTAGTAGAACGAATAATAAAAATGATAACAGATGAAGAAAATCCTACTGATGTGAATCAGCTTTTGGTTGTTACATTTACAAGGGCAGCCGCTTCTGAAATGAAGGAGAGGATTCGCGAAGCATTGGAGAAGATGGAAGAGGATAATCCCAATGACTTAAATGTTCAGAAGCAGTTATCCTTAATTCATAATGCCAATATTTCTACAATTGACAGTTTTTGTGCAAGAGTTGTAAAGGATAATTTTGATAAGATAGACTTAGATCCTAATTTTAGAATTGCCGACGAGAACGAAATAGAAATGCTTCAATCTGATATTGTGGAAGAAATGTTGGAAGAGTATTATTTGGCGGCTGATGATGAGTTTATGGAATTGGCCGAAAAATATTCAACAGGAAAGACCAGCGACAGTATAGGTGAACTGATTCTTAGAATGTATAAGTTTGCCTCAGGTCAGATTGAGCCTGAGAAATGGATTAAAGAAGCCATAAGTGTATATGATGTTTCATCTAAAGAAGAAATGGAGCAGTCCAAGTGGATGCAGGGATATTTGGAATTGCAGAAAAACAGGTTAGAGGGAATATTAAGCCAGCTTAACATAGCTCTTACAATATCTGAAAGCGAGGATGGACCAAAGTGCGCCAAAGCTCTTACGCCTATTATTGACAAGTTACAGGAGATAACTGAAAGCAGAACTTATAGCGCAATGCAAAGTGAACTTCAGAATATTCCATCAACAAGAGTGTCCGGTAAGAAGGATTGTAATGAGAGAAAGAAGGAGCAGGTTAAGGCAATAAAAAACGATGCCACAAAGGCAATAAAAGATTTAACAACTAAACAGTTTAATTTAACGTTGAATCAGGTTTTTGAAAGCATATGTGAAACAAAATCAAGTGTTGAATATATTGGAAAATTAACCCTTGAATTTATGAAGCGACTTAAGGAGCAGAAAGAAGAAAAGGGCATAATGGATTTTAACGACCAGGCGTTTTTTGCTTTACATATTTTAAATGAATATGATAAGGATGGAAATCTTGTACCATCTGAAACAGCAAAAAATATGGCAACTCAGTTTAAGGAAATAATGATTGACGAATATCAGGACAGTAATATTATTCAGGAAGCTATTTTGTCAGCCATAACTAAAGGTTTTGGCATAAATAATATGTTTATGGTAGGCGATGTGAAGCAGAGCATTTACAGATTCCGTAATGCAGAACCTAAACTTTTCCTTGAAAAATATAATAGTTTTTCAGATGATCCTAGTGCAGACAGTGTGAAGATTGTTCTTGACAAGAATTTTAGAAGCCGTAGGGAAGTAATTGAGAGTGTAAACTTTTTATTTGACTTTGTAATGCATGAAGAAGTGGGAGGCATTGATTACAAAAACGGCAATGGCCTTGTACTTGGAGCAGATTATGATGAGCCACCTGCAGGACAGGATAATTTAACAGAATTTGTAATGGTTGAAGGTGGAGATAAAAGTGATGAGGCAGCTTATGTTGCAAGAAAAATAAAAGAGATTACTAATCCTGAAACCGGGTTAAAGATAACTGAAAAAGGTAAAGACATGCGACCTGTAAGATATGGAGATATAGTTATTCTTTTAAGAAGTATGAAGGATAATAGTGATATTTACAGAGAGCAGTTGGAGAATAATGGAATACCTGTTTTTGCAGAATCAAAGACAGGATATTATAAAACAATGGAAGTTATGACTATTACAAATATGTTGTCAATTATAGATAATCCAAGACAGGACATACCTTTGGCAGCAGTACTTACTTCTCCAATGTTTGGTTTTGATTCAAATCAGTTAGCAATTATAAAAACAGAAAATGTTTGTGAAAGTTTTTATGATTGTGTAGAACAATATTCTTTATCAGGAAGTGATGTTGAACTTAGAACAAGACTGACAGAGTTTCTGAATACACTTACAAAATTTAGAAATATGGTTCCGTATACAACTGTATATGATTTAATTAATACATTGTTAGATGAAACAGGTTATGCTTTTTATATAAGATCAATGCCCGGTGGAAAGAAACGTCTTTTAAATATTCAGGCATTAAAAGAGAAAGCTGTGGCATATGATGAAACAAGTTACAAGGGTCTGTTTAACTTCTTAAGATATATTGAGAAGATTCAGTATCTTGCAAAAGATGACGGTGAGGCATCAACAGTTAATGAGAATGACAATATAGTAAGAATAATGTCCATTCATAAAAGTAAAGGATTACAGTTCCCTGTAGTATTCTTGTGCAATACTAATGGAACAAGCAAGAATGAGGCAAATCAGCTTGTGTCAGGGGCAGATGGAAACATAGGAATAGACTGCATTAATAATAAATTAAAGACTAAACAGACACCTCTTTTAAAAACATATATCAGAATGTCTAATAAGGAAGAGGATGTGGCAGAAACATTGAGAATTCTTTATGTTGCATTAACAAGAGCAAAAGAGAAATTATATATTACAGGGCTTGTTAAGAATGCTGAAAAGCAGATTGGAGAATTTGAAAGTCAGATATATGATAATAGTGAATTAATGCTTTATAATGATGTTATTGGTGCAAAAACCATAATGGAGCTAATTGGAAAAACAATTGGCAGAAATAAGGCTTTTGACTGTGTAAGAACAGATAAAGATGCAACTGAATGTGGTAATCCTTTATATGATAAGGATAGTTTTATTAAAGTGAAAGTGGAAGAACAGCCGGATGTTATATTAGGTCTTGCAGCAGAAGATATAACAGACAGTATTAAAAAAGAAACTATGCTTATGGAAATGAAGCAGTTGGCAAACAAAGAAAATACATCAATTGAAAAACTTTTCCAAAGGTTTCAGTTTCAGTATCCATATATTGAAGATATTACTCTTCATTCAAAGGCAAGCGTTACGGAAATTAAGAAGCAAAGCCAAGGTATGGAGCAGGAAGAAGAACAGGATGCATTTCAGGCTTTTGGAGAAGAAGTGGAATTACCGGAAATTATACCTGATTTTGAAAAAGAAGATATTGATGAGCCACAATATCTTACAGGTGCAATGAGAGGTACAGCGTACCATAGAATTTTTGAACTTCTCGATATGGAACTTGAAGAATATAATCAGGAAACAGTGAAGAAGATGATTGACGGTTTTGTTGATGCAGGTTTAATAGACAGAATGGGTGCAGCATCTGTTATGCGAAAGGATATAATTGATTTTACAAAGTCTGATTTGTTTAGAAGAATGAAGAAGGCATATGCTAATAATCAGCTATATAGGGAACAGCATTTCTTAATGGGAGTTCCGGCTTGTGAAATTAACAGCAATACCACATCAAAAGAAACAATGATTATTCAGGGGATAATTGATTTATGCTTTGTAGAAAATGATAAATATGTTATTGTAGACTACAAGACAGACAAAGTTGACACAATGGAGGAACTTGTTGAAAGATATCATGTTCAGTTAGAATGCTACAAACTTGCAATTGAGCAGATACTTGGCAGTGAGCCGGGAGTTAATAAGGTTTCTGAAATGATTATTTATTCAGTTCATCTTGGTCAGCAGATAACTATAAAATAA